One region of Juglans regia cultivar Chandler chromosome 4, Walnut 2.0, whole genome shotgun sequence genomic DNA includes:
- the LOC109003628 gene encoding C2 and GRAM domain-containing protein At1g03370-like isoform X2 encodes MNLSVRVIEARNLPAMDLNGFSDPYVWLQLGKQKVRTKVVKKSLNPQWGEEFGFQVDNLNEELLFSVLDEDKYTNDDFVGQLKMPVSRIFESEDKWLGPAWHSLQPKSERSKNKDCGEILLTIYFPQNNSSLDLNGSGVHGLQGRKHADETIESSSSGPLDSPSSLRVEEIASSMEDKSCMQNSIADRIAQIFNKHSDTAALALKPPETSGPEVYENKSEDMSSSDTFEELMRKMESRDQGNEIPKNLPGGVVLDQLYQIPPPDLNSLLFSPDSRFYKLLAGLQGSTELQLGPWKFENVESLKRVVTYIKAATKVIKAVKATEEQMYLKADGKLFAVLASVSTPDIMYGRNFKAEVLYCITPGPELLSGEQSSHLIVSWRMNFLQGTMMKGIIENGARQGIKESFEQYASLLSESVNPVGSKALGSNKEQVLASLQVKSPSDWKLAVQHFANFTVVSSICMGLYVLVHIWMARPSTSQGLEFFWLDLPDSISEFIVCSVVVLQGERLLRMILRFMQARVKKGSNHGIKAQGDGWFLTVALVEGINIAAVDSSGSSDPYVVFTCKGKTRTSSVKFKKSDPQWNEIFEFDAMDELPSVLDVEVYDFDGSFDEIASLGHAEINFLKYNKSDLADLWIPLQGKLAQACRSKLHLRVFLDNSRGGNVVREYLSKMEKMVGKKMNVRSPQTNLAFQKLFGLPPEEFLINEFTCHLKRKMPLQGRLFLSARIIGFHTNLFGHKTKFFFLWEDIEDIQIVPPTLSSMGNPIIDMTLRPGRGMDAQHGAKTKEEGRLKFRFQSFVSFNIAHRTIMALWKARSLSPEQKVQIIEESEAKSIQTDESSSLSLDDVSMSEVYASALSVPVSFFMEVFSGGILDHRVMEKAGCLNYFCTPWELEKGDVYERHIHYKFDKNISCYRGEVTSTQRRSTLSDKNGWLVEEVMTHHGIPLGDNFNVWCMTAQSSS; translated from the exons ATGAATCTTTCGGTGCGTGTAATCGAGGCACGGAATTTGCCGGCAATGGACCTGAACGGGTTCAGTGATCCGTACGTGTGGTTACAGCTAGGGAAGCAGAAGGTAAGGACCAAAGTGGTGAAGAAGAGCTTGAATCCCCAGTGGGGCGAGGAATTCGGTTTCCAGGTCGACAACTTGAATGAGGAGCTACTCTTCTCCGTTTTGGACGAAGACAAGTACACCAACGACGACTTTGTTGGGCAGCTCAAGATGCCGGTTTCCCGGATCTTTGAGTCCGAAGACAAGTGGCTTGGTCCTGCTTGGCATTCTCTGCAACCAAAGAGTGAGAGATCCAAGAACAAGGACTGTG GTGAAATTCTTCTCACAATATATTTCCCTCAAAACAATTCATCCTTGGATTTGAATGGTAGTGGTGTTCATGGGTTGCAAGGGAGAAAGCATGCAGATGAAACAATTGAATCGTCTTCCAGTGGCCCACTTGACTCACCTTCTTCATTGAGAGTAGAAGAAATTGCATCCTCTATGGAAGACAAGTCTTGTATGCAGAACTCCATTGCCGACAGAATTGCTCAGATTTTTAACAAACATTCGGACACAGCTGCTTTGGCATTGAAGCCACCTGAAACTTCTGGACCTGAGGTTTATGAGAACAAGTCTGAGGATATGTCTTCTTCTGATACGTTTGAAGAATTGATGAGGAAAATGGAGTCGAGGGATCAGGGAAATGAAATTCCCAAAAATTTACCTGGAGGAGTGGTTCTTGACCAATTGTATCAGATTCCACCTCCAGACCTGAACTCTCTACTATTTTCACCTGATTCAAGGTTTTACAAATTATTAGCAGGCCTGCAGGGTTCTACAGAACTGCAATTAGgaccttggaaatttgaaaatgttgagagTTTGAAAAGAGTAGTTACTTACATTAAGGCTGCAACTAAAGTAATCAAGGCTGTCAAAGCCACTGAGGAGCAAATGTATCTGAAAGCTGATGGGAAGCTTTTTGCTGTTTTGGCAAGCGTGAGCACTCCCGATATCATGTATGGACGCAACTTTAAGGCAGAAGTGCTCTACTGCATTACACCTGGGCCTGAGCTTCTGTCAGGAGAACAATCTTCCCATTTGATAGTATCCTGGCGAATGAATTTTCTACAAGGCACCATGATGAAGGGAATAATAGAAAATGGAGCCCGTCAAGGTATAAAGGAGAGCTTTGAGCAGTATGCCAGTTTATTATCTGAAAGTGTTAATCCAGTTGGCTCTAAGGCACTTGGGTCGAATAAGGAACAGGTTTTGGCATCACTGCAGGTGAAATCCCCGTCAGATTGGAAGCTAGCTGTTCAGCATTTTGCTAATTTTACCGTAGTTTCTTCAATTTGTATGGGATTGTATGTGCTTGTCCACATCTGGATGGCTAGACCCAGCACAAGTCAAGGGCTCGAGTTCTTTTGGCTTGACTTGCCAGATTCAATTTCTGAGTTCATAGTCTGCAGTGTTGTGGTTCTTCAAGGTGAACGGCTACTGAGGATGATTTTGCGTTTCATGCAGGCCAGAGTAAAGAAAG GCAGTAATCATGGAATCAAGGCGCAAGGAGATGGCTGGTTTCTAACTGTTGCCTTGGTTGAAGGAATTAATATAGCAGCTGTTGATTCAAGTGGGTCCTCTGATCCATATGTGGTGTTTACTTGTAAAGGGAAAACTAGAACCAGCTCAGTCAAGTTTAAAAAATCTGATCCTCAATGGAATG aaatatttgaatttgatgcTATGGATGAGCTTCCTTCTGTCCTGGACGTGGAGGTTTATGATTTTGATGgatcttttgatgaaattgcaTCTCTGGGACATGCCGAAATCAATTTtctgaaatataataaatcagaTCTAGCTGATTTGTGGATTCCTCTTCAAGGAAAGTTAGCTCAGGCATGTCGGTCCAAGCTTCACTTAAGAGTTTTCTTGGACAATAGTAGAGGTGGCAATGTTGTTAGAGAGTATCTGAGTAAGATGGAGAAAATGGTGGGGAAGAAG ATGAATGTGCGGTCTCCTCAAACAAATTTAGCCTTTCAAAAACTCTTTGGGCTTCCACCAGAGGAGTTTCTCATTAATGAGTTTACCTGTCATCTGAAACGGAAAATGCCCCTGCAG GGTCGCTTATTTCTATCAGCAAGAATAATTGGGTTTCATACAAATTTATTTGGACACAAGACTAAATTCTTTTTCCTCTGGGAGGATATAGAAGATATCCAGATTGTTCCACCTACTCTATCATCAATGGGCAATCCAATTATTGACATGACTCTCCGGCCAGGCAGAGGTATGGATGCCCAGCATGGGGCAAAGACAAAAGAAGAAGGCAGGCTGAAGTTCCGTTTCCAGTCCTTCGTGTCCTTCAATATAGCACATAG GACAATTATGGCTCTATGGAAAGCAAGATCTTTGAGTCCTGAGCAGAAGGTGCAAATAATTGAAGAATCTGAAGCGAAAAGCATCCAAACTGATGAGAGTAGCTCCTTAAGCCTTGATGATGTCAGCATGTCTGAGGTTTATGCATCTGCTCTCTCTGTTCct GTTAGTTTCTTTATGGAGGTGTTCAGCGGGGGAATATTGGATCATCGAGTGATGGAGAAGGCTGGTTGTCTTAACTACTTTTGCACCCCATGGGAATTGGAAAAAGGTGATGTCTACGAGAGGCACATACATtacaaatttgataaaaatatttcctGTTATAGAGGAGAGGTGACAAGTACTCAGCGAAGGTCGACTCTTTCTGATAAGAATGGATGGCTTGTTGAGGAGGTTATGACACACCATGGAATTCCACTTGGTGACAATTTCAACGTATGGTGTATGACTGCTCAAT CTTCATCTTAG
- the LOC109003628 gene encoding C2 and GRAM domain-containing protein At1g03370-like isoform X1 gives MNLSVRVIEARNLPAMDLNGFSDPYVWLQLGKQKVRTKVVKKSLNPQWGEEFGFQVDNLNEELLFSVLDEDKYTNDDFVGQLKMPVSRIFESEDKWLGPAWHSLQPKSERSKNKDCGEILLTIYFPQNNSSLDLNGSGVHGLQGRKHADETIESSSSGPLDSPSSLRVEEIASSMEDKSCMQNSIADRIAQIFNKHSDTAALALKPPETSGPEVYENKSEDMSSSDTFEELMRKMESRDQGNEIPKNLPGGVVLDQLYQIPPPDLNSLLFSPDSRFYKLLAGLQGSTELQLGPWKFENVESLKRVVTYIKAATKVIKAVKATEEQMYLKADGKLFAVLASVSTPDIMYGRNFKAEVLYCITPGPELLSGEQSSHLIVSWRMNFLQGTMMKGIIENGARQGIKESFEQYASLLSESVNPVGSKALGSNKEQVLASLQVKSPSDWKLAVQHFANFTVVSSICMGLYVLVHIWMARPSTSQGLEFFWLDLPDSISEFIVCSVVVLQGERLLRMILRFMQARVKKGSNHGIKAQGDGWFLTVALVEGINIAAVDSSGSSDPYVVFTCKGKTRTSSVKFKKSDPQWNEIFEFDAMDELPSVLDVEVYDFDGSFDEIASLGHAEINFLKYNKSDLADLWIPLQGKLAQACRSKLHLRVFLDNSRGGNVVREYLSKMEKMVGKKMNVRSPQTNLAFQKLFGLPPEEFLINEFTCHLKRKMPLQGRLFLSARIIGFHTNLFGHKTKFFFLWEDIEDIQIVPPTLSSMGNPIIDMTLRPGRGMDAQHGAKTKEEGRLKFRFQSFVSFNIAHRTIMALWKARSLSPEQKVQIIEESEAKSIQTDESSSLSLDDVSMSEVYASALSVPVSFFMEVFSGGILDHRVMEKAGCLNYFCTPWELEKGDVYERHIHYKFDKNISCYRGEVTSTQRRSTLSDKNGWLVEEVMTHHGIPLGDNFNLHLRYQIEDLPPKTKCCMVRVFFGIAWLKSTKNQKSITKDILKTMQDRLKTIFCVVEREFAAR, from the exons ATGAATCTTTCGGTGCGTGTAATCGAGGCACGGAATTTGCCGGCAATGGACCTGAACGGGTTCAGTGATCCGTACGTGTGGTTACAGCTAGGGAAGCAGAAGGTAAGGACCAAAGTGGTGAAGAAGAGCTTGAATCCCCAGTGGGGCGAGGAATTCGGTTTCCAGGTCGACAACTTGAATGAGGAGCTACTCTTCTCCGTTTTGGACGAAGACAAGTACACCAACGACGACTTTGTTGGGCAGCTCAAGATGCCGGTTTCCCGGATCTTTGAGTCCGAAGACAAGTGGCTTGGTCCTGCTTGGCATTCTCTGCAACCAAAGAGTGAGAGATCCAAGAACAAGGACTGTG GTGAAATTCTTCTCACAATATATTTCCCTCAAAACAATTCATCCTTGGATTTGAATGGTAGTGGTGTTCATGGGTTGCAAGGGAGAAAGCATGCAGATGAAACAATTGAATCGTCTTCCAGTGGCCCACTTGACTCACCTTCTTCATTGAGAGTAGAAGAAATTGCATCCTCTATGGAAGACAAGTCTTGTATGCAGAACTCCATTGCCGACAGAATTGCTCAGATTTTTAACAAACATTCGGACACAGCTGCTTTGGCATTGAAGCCACCTGAAACTTCTGGACCTGAGGTTTATGAGAACAAGTCTGAGGATATGTCTTCTTCTGATACGTTTGAAGAATTGATGAGGAAAATGGAGTCGAGGGATCAGGGAAATGAAATTCCCAAAAATTTACCTGGAGGAGTGGTTCTTGACCAATTGTATCAGATTCCACCTCCAGACCTGAACTCTCTACTATTTTCACCTGATTCAAGGTTTTACAAATTATTAGCAGGCCTGCAGGGTTCTACAGAACTGCAATTAGgaccttggaaatttgaaaatgttgagagTTTGAAAAGAGTAGTTACTTACATTAAGGCTGCAACTAAAGTAATCAAGGCTGTCAAAGCCACTGAGGAGCAAATGTATCTGAAAGCTGATGGGAAGCTTTTTGCTGTTTTGGCAAGCGTGAGCACTCCCGATATCATGTATGGACGCAACTTTAAGGCAGAAGTGCTCTACTGCATTACACCTGGGCCTGAGCTTCTGTCAGGAGAACAATCTTCCCATTTGATAGTATCCTGGCGAATGAATTTTCTACAAGGCACCATGATGAAGGGAATAATAGAAAATGGAGCCCGTCAAGGTATAAAGGAGAGCTTTGAGCAGTATGCCAGTTTATTATCTGAAAGTGTTAATCCAGTTGGCTCTAAGGCACTTGGGTCGAATAAGGAACAGGTTTTGGCATCACTGCAGGTGAAATCCCCGTCAGATTGGAAGCTAGCTGTTCAGCATTTTGCTAATTTTACCGTAGTTTCTTCAATTTGTATGGGATTGTATGTGCTTGTCCACATCTGGATGGCTAGACCCAGCACAAGTCAAGGGCTCGAGTTCTTTTGGCTTGACTTGCCAGATTCAATTTCTGAGTTCATAGTCTGCAGTGTTGTGGTTCTTCAAGGTGAACGGCTACTGAGGATGATTTTGCGTTTCATGCAGGCCAGAGTAAAGAAAG GCAGTAATCATGGAATCAAGGCGCAAGGAGATGGCTGGTTTCTAACTGTTGCCTTGGTTGAAGGAATTAATATAGCAGCTGTTGATTCAAGTGGGTCCTCTGATCCATATGTGGTGTTTACTTGTAAAGGGAAAACTAGAACCAGCTCAGTCAAGTTTAAAAAATCTGATCCTCAATGGAATG aaatatttgaatttgatgcTATGGATGAGCTTCCTTCTGTCCTGGACGTGGAGGTTTATGATTTTGATGgatcttttgatgaaattgcaTCTCTGGGACATGCCGAAATCAATTTtctgaaatataataaatcagaTCTAGCTGATTTGTGGATTCCTCTTCAAGGAAAGTTAGCTCAGGCATGTCGGTCCAAGCTTCACTTAAGAGTTTTCTTGGACAATAGTAGAGGTGGCAATGTTGTTAGAGAGTATCTGAGTAAGATGGAGAAAATGGTGGGGAAGAAG ATGAATGTGCGGTCTCCTCAAACAAATTTAGCCTTTCAAAAACTCTTTGGGCTTCCACCAGAGGAGTTTCTCATTAATGAGTTTACCTGTCATCTGAAACGGAAAATGCCCCTGCAG GGTCGCTTATTTCTATCAGCAAGAATAATTGGGTTTCATACAAATTTATTTGGACACAAGACTAAATTCTTTTTCCTCTGGGAGGATATAGAAGATATCCAGATTGTTCCACCTACTCTATCATCAATGGGCAATCCAATTATTGACATGACTCTCCGGCCAGGCAGAGGTATGGATGCCCAGCATGGGGCAAAGACAAAAGAAGAAGGCAGGCTGAAGTTCCGTTTCCAGTCCTTCGTGTCCTTCAATATAGCACATAG GACAATTATGGCTCTATGGAAAGCAAGATCTTTGAGTCCTGAGCAGAAGGTGCAAATAATTGAAGAATCTGAAGCGAAAAGCATCCAAACTGATGAGAGTAGCTCCTTAAGCCTTGATGATGTCAGCATGTCTGAGGTTTATGCATCTGCTCTCTCTGTTCct GTTAGTTTCTTTATGGAGGTGTTCAGCGGGGGAATATTGGATCATCGAGTGATGGAGAAGGCTGGTTGTCTTAACTACTTTTGCACCCCATGGGAATTGGAAAAAGGTGATGTCTACGAGAGGCACATACATtacaaatttgataaaaatatttcctGTTATAGAGGAGAGGTGACAAGTACTCAGCGAAGGTCGACTCTTTCTGATAAGAATGGATGGCTTGTTGAGGAGGTTATGACACACCATGGAATTCCACTTGGTGACAATTTCAAC CTTCATCTTAGATACCAAATTGAGGATTTACCCCCCAAAACAAAGTGTTGTATGGTGCGGGTATTTTTTGGAATTGCATGGCTGAAAAGCACTAAAAATCAGAAAAGCATTACAAAGGACATCCTGAAAACTATGCAAGATCGCCTGAAGACGATCTTCTGCGTGGTTGAGAGGGAATTTGCAGCTAGATAG
- the LOC109003627 gene encoding farnesyl pyrophosphate synthase 1-like, whose amino-acid sequence MADLKSAFLNVYSVLKSELLEDPAFEWTDDSRQWVERMLDYNVPGGKLNRGLSVIDSYKLLKEGKELTEDEFFLASALGWCIEWLQAYFLVLDDIMDSSHTRRGQPCWYRVPKVGLIATNDGVLLRNHISRILRKHFRNKRYYVDLLDLFNEVEFQTASGQMIDLITTIEGEKDLSKYTLSLHRRIVQYKTAYYSFYLSVACALVMSGENLDNHIDVKKILVEMGVYFQVQDDYLDCFGDPETIGKIGTDIEDFKCSWLVVKALELSNEEQKKMLHENYGKPDPANVAKVKALYKELDLQGVFAEYERKSYEKLTASIEAHPSKAVQAVLKSFLGKIYQRQK is encoded by the exons ATGGCGGATCTGAAGTCAGCCTTTCTGAACGTATACTCCGTCCTGAAATCGGAGCTCCTTGAAGACCCTGCTTTCGAATGGACCGATGATTCTCGGCAATGGGTTGAGCGG ATGCTGGACTACAATGTGCCTGGAG GGAAGTTAAACAGGGGGTTGTCTGTTATTGACAGCTACAAACTGCTGAAAGAAGGAAAGGAATTAACTGAAGATGAATTTTTCCTTGCTAGTGCTCTTGGTTGGTGTATCGAATGG CTTCAAGCATATTTTCTTGTTCTCGACGACATTATGGATAGCTCTCACACACGGCGTGGTCAACCTTGCTGGTACAGAGTGCCAAAG GTTGGTCTGATTGCTACAAATGATGGGGTTCTTCTTCGAAACCATATCTCCAGGATTCTTAGGAAACACTTCAGGAACAAACGCTACTATGTAGATCTGCTCGATTTGTTTAACGAG GTGGAATTTCAGACCGCTTCAGGACAGATGATAGATTTGATTACTACTATTGAAGGAGAAAAAGATCTGTCCAAATACACTTTGTCACT TCACCGCCGCATCGTTCAGTACAAGACTGCCTATTACTCATTTTACCTTTCG GTTGCATGTGCATTGGTTATGTCTGGTGAGAATCTGGACAACCATATTGATGTGAAGAAAATTCTTGTTGAAATGGGGGTCTACTTTCAAGTACAG GATGATTATTTAGATTGCTTTGGAGATCCTGAAACAATTGGCAAG ATCGGAACAGACATTGAAGATTTCAAGTGTTCTTGGTTGGTGGTAAAAGCATTGGAGCTAAGCAACgaggaacaaaagaaaatgctacat GAGAACTACGGGAAACCAGACCCAGCCAATGTCGCAAAAGTGAAGGCTCTCTACAAAGAGCTTGATCTTCAG GGTGTATTTGCTGAGTACGAGCGCAAGAGCTACGAGAAGTTGACAGCCTCTATTGAAGCTCATCCGAGCAAAGCAGTTCAGGCAGTGTTGAAGTCATTCTTGGGTAAAATATACCAGAGGCAAAAATAG